In a single window of the Serratia quinivorans genome:
- the ygiD gene encoding LigB family dioxygenase — translation MKTSRMPALFLGHGSPMNALEENRYTRAWRTLGETLPRPKGIVAVSAHWYTRGTAVTAMEKPKTIHDFGGFPQALFDTQYPAPGSPELAAQVQQVLEPTRVKADVSEWGLDHGTWGVLIKMYPEADIPVVQLSIDGTQPAEYHYELGRKLAELREQGIMIVASGNVVHNLRMVKWQGDATPYPWAMSFDKFVRDNLNYHGDNHPLVNFMQHEGAALSNPTPEHYLPLLYVLGGWDGKEAITVPVDGIEMSSLSMLSVQIG, via the coding sequence ATGAAAACCTCTCGTATGCCAGCACTTTTCCTCGGCCACGGTAGCCCGATGAACGCGCTGGAAGAAAACCGCTACACCCGGGCATGGCGTACGTTGGGTGAAACCTTGCCACGTCCGAAGGGCATCGTTGCCGTATCCGCTCACTGGTATACCCGTGGCACCGCCGTTACTGCGATGGAAAAACCGAAAACCATCCATGACTTTGGTGGTTTCCCACAGGCGCTGTTTGATACCCAGTATCCGGCCCCCGGCTCTCCCGAATTGGCTGCGCAGGTCCAGCAGGTGTTGGAGCCGACTCGCGTCAAGGCTGACGTCAGTGAATGGGGGTTGGATCACGGTACCTGGGGCGTGTTGATCAAAATGTACCCTGAGGCGGACATTCCGGTGGTGCAGCTCAGCATCGACGGTACTCAGCCGGCAGAATACCATTATGAGCTGGGCCGCAAGCTGGCGGAGTTACGCGAACAGGGGATTATGATCGTTGCCAGCGGTAACGTGGTGCATAACCTGCGGATGGTGAAATGGCAGGGTGACGCGACGCCTTATCCGTGGGCCATGTCGTTCGACAAGTTCGTGCGGGATAACCTGAATTATCATGGCGATAACCACCCGCTGGTGAACTTTATGCAGCATGAAGGCGCGGCGCTTTCGAACCCGACGCCGGAGCACTACCTGCCGCTGCTGTATGTGCTTGGCGGTTGGGACGGCAAGGAAGCGATCACCGTGCCGGTCGATGGCATTGAGATGAGCTCATTGAGCATGCTGTCAGTGCAGATCGGCTAG